CATGTATTACAAAAAGATCTGTAATAATTGAAAATATAAGAAAAAATAGAAATGTTGCAGGATTAAGACCGCAGCATCTTACTGCAATTAAAATTCTACAAAAAATTTGTGATGCAGATGTGGAAGGAGCAAAAGTAGGATCAACAAGTTTGAAATTCATTCCAGGAAATGTCAAAAGTTGTAATCTAATTGAAGATGTTGGAACTGCAGGAAGTATATCTCTCATACTACAAGTATTGATTCCAGTAGCTGCAATATGTCAAAGAAAAATAAATTTAACAATCAAAGGAGGTACAGATACTCTTTGGAGTCCTACAATTGATTATACTCAATATGTTTTGAGGGAAGCATATTCTAGAATGGGAATTAAATTTTCAATGAAAGTAATCAAACGTGGTTATTATCCTAAAGGGGGTGGAGAAATAAATTTGGAAGTTTTACCATCCAAAGTAAAATCAATTACACTAAATCAAAGAAAAACAAAAAATGTAAAATTATTTTGTTCATTTTCTAATTTACCAAATGAATTAATAAAAAGAAATGTAGAAAGTTTTGAAAAAAAATTAATTGAAAAAAAATTCAATGTTCAATCTCAAATTAATGAAGAAATTGCTATTGATTCAGGAGCATCTTTGTTGATTTGTAGTATTGATGATGAATCAATAAATGGGATTGATTCAATTTTTGATAAAAAAACTGAACAATTTAATTTAGATCTAGAAAGTTTTATTAAAAATAATCTTGGCGTTGATGAACGACTAGCAGACATGCTTGTTTTACCAGCATGTCTTACTAATGAAATGACAGTTTTTAGAGTTAAAAATATTTCAAAACATTTGGAGACGAATTTGTTTGTGGCTTCAAAAATAACTGGTTGTAAATATGGAGTAGGTAAACTAAATGACGGTTTTGAGATTAGAATTGAAGGTATTTCACACACCAGCATCTAGTAACGATGCAAAAAATAGAATTGCCACGGATAGGATCACAGTAATTTCGCCAAGTATGATAATTTTTTTTCTTAGTTTTTGAATTTGTTGAGTTGACATTTGTTTTGACATTATTTTTTCTTCTACATCTTTTCTAATTACTCTAACATGGATGATGTATGTAATGATCAATGCTATGACTAAAATTATTTTTATAATAAGAAAATTACCATAGCTTGTTGCCATTAACAGATCAGGTTTGCTCAATAGTACATGTGAATTGTACAAACCAGTTCCCATTAGAATAATTAATGATGGAACAGCAATTTTGTTGAATCTCTTACCAACTTTAATCATAATTTGTAATCTTTCTTCAATAGTCCCATACATTGTTTTTAGAAGAGGTGAAAAAACAATTCCAATAAAAAGAGAACCACCCACCCAGATTGCAGCTGCAAGAAGATGAATCCACATAATTATTGCTTGTTCTAATGGAGTCATACTGTTTCATATTTCAAATCAAATATTATGTATTTGGATCTTGACAACGTTTTTTAGTTGTTCATAATCTGATATCATTGAATTGGGATTACAAAGTAAAATGGTAGTGTATGCATCTATAGCAGGATTATTTGGATTGATGGGTATAATCATCTGGTATGCCAGTCTTGATAATTCACAGTTAGAACAAGTTGAAATTCAATTATCTAGTGTAGAAGTAAAAGATGTTAATTCAATTGAAAATTCTGCAAAATTAGAAATTGTTTTTCTTGTAAAAAATCCAAGTGAAAAAACTTTCACAGTTCCTGTTATTGGATACCAGCTTTATGCAGATGATCAATTATTGGGTTCTGGTCAATATTCCACTGAAGATATTGCAATGCCTGGCAGGGCAGTGTTTTATCCGGATTCAGAAATTCCTTTGAAAAATACTTTCGTTTTAATAAAATCTGAACTTAATTCAGAAATATATCAAGCGGTTTTAGATGGCAGGATCAACAGTTTTAGTGCTGAAGGAATCATAACTACAGAAACATCTTGGAGCTTGATAGAAAAAGAATTCAAATCTTCAACTTAAGTTAAAGAGTGGGCCGAGTGAGATTCGAACTCACGATCACTGCCATGTCGGGGCAGTATCCTAACCGGCTAGACTACCGGCCCATTGAAGTAAAAGATTAGGTGCAGGCATTATTAACGTTTAACAAAAGAAAGGATTGAATAAAAAGAAGGGAGACGGTTAAGAGTTGACAGAAGATTTTACAGAAGAGGAAAAAAAAGGCCTCTATAAGGCAATTTATTCTAGAAGAGATGTCAGATCACACTTTACATCAAGATCTATTGATGATGATGTTTTAGCTAGAATTCTAAATGCGGCACATCATGCACCGTCTGTTGGTTTTTCTCAGCCATGGAATTTTATTTTGATAAAAGAAATGATTACAAAAAAGAAGATCAAAGATTCATTTGAACAAGAAAAAAATCGTTCATCAAAATTAATTGAAGAACCAAAAAGATCAAAATATCTTTCGTTTAAACTTGAAGGAATTTTAGAATCTCCTATTAATCTATGTGTAACATATGATCCAACTAAATTTGGTCCATTTGTGATAGGTAGAACAAGTATTCCTGAAGCAGGATTATACAGTGTATGCTGTGCAGTGCAAAACTTATGGCTTGCTGCAAGAACTGAAGGAATTGGACTTGGATGGGTAAGCATTCTTTCAAATGATACACTTAAGGAAGTTTTAGAATTACCAGAATATGTTGTTCCGATAGCATATCTATGTTTGGGATATGTGGATGAATTTGCACAAAAACCAGATCTTGAAACTGCAGGATGGCTTCCAAGACTTGATCTGAAGGATGTAGTATACTTTGAAAAATGGCAAGATACTGAGAATACAGAATGGAATCGAATTCAAGAGATGATCAAAACTAATCTTGATTACGCTTAAATAATTACAAATGTTTTTTTTGCTGGGCTTGTGGCGCAGAGTCATTTAAGACGCGAAACTTGGATAGCGCAGTAGCCTCCTAAGTTACAGGTCGAGGGATCGAAGCCCTCCAAGCCCGTTTTTTAAAAAATTATTATTGCAACTTAAATACAGTTGTAAATGGTCAGAATTATGAAAGTTGTAGTAATTTCAGGTAGTCCAAGAAAAAATGCAAATACTCAAGTGATAATGAAATATGTTTACGAATATACTAAATCAAAAAATGCAGATACAGAATTTATCAATCTTTCAGATGGACAAATTGAATGTTATAGAGGACCAGAAGAAGAATATAATGAACAAACAAAAAATGCAGCTAAAGACATTATGGATGCAGATGTTTGGTTAATTGGATCTCCAATTTACAATTCATTTTTTAGTTCTGCATTGAAAAATTTGTTTGAATATATCAATTATAAAAAAACTGAAGGTAAAGTTGCAGGCATAGTAATTTTAGCCGCAAGTAATATTGGATTTATTGATGTCCAAACACTCATCACTCAATTATTATCATATTTTAGAGTAATTACCAATCCTAAGGCGGTGTTTCTTACAACAGAAGCAATATCAGAAAACGCTATATCAAAAGAAGAAGATAAGAAAAGATTAAGAGATATGGTAGATGAGACTTTGAAAATAGCCTCTAAATTACATCAAGATTAGATTGTAAGTATACAACTTTGAAAATTTTAACAGTATAATTTCCATCAAAGATTTTAGTTATTTTTCCGTTATTGGAATCTAATACCCTAAATTTGTATTCATATGAGCCATCTTCATTTACTACAGTTTGTGCAAAGTGTACTGCACCAACACTGTTTCCTGGAATAATTTCATCGTTATCAAATATTTGAATAATTACAGGATGACCAGCAACATGGTTTGCAATTTTTCCTTCAACGAATCCCCAAGGGAGTTTATTATTTTCAGAAATTTGCATTTGTAAAGTTGTTTTTTCAAGTCCAATGGAATTATTGATTGGAGTAATTTCTGTTTGTGAATTTGATTCAGCAAACGAAATATTAGTTGATAAAACAGTAGTAAATATTATTGATGCAATAACGCTTGCAAAGATAATATTTTTGGACATATCTGTAATTACATTATTTAGTTTAAAAGATTTATTCCAATTCATCAAAGGTAAAAATTAAAGAGTCAAATATTAACATGACGTAGAAATGATACTATATATGGAAAAAGATCCAACAGAGTTGTGTTCATGTAAATGCCATTATGGTGGTGCTGTTAGTTGCCCAGGTTGTAAGAGTAATCATGGTATAGTATGTAGTCATTGTAACAAGTAGAGCTATTTGCTTTTTGATTTACTTTTAGATGCTAACATCTTAAGATTTGCAAGTTCTGTTTTTAACGATTCAATCTGAACTAAAGTTTGCAAATTTGAAATTTCTTGGTTTAGTCTTTCAATTTCACTGTCTTTTAGCTTTACACTTTCCTTGAGTTTGTTTAATTCACCAGATAATTCATTTTGTGCTACTTTAATTTCAGTAGGACTGACTTGTTTTCCATCTGATGTGTAAATTTGAGCTGTCTGTGAACTACTCAAGCTTTTTTTTTCGCTATGACTTAGGTGAGATTCATGTTTATGTATATAGTCAGCACTCTTTTGAGAAATCCAGCAAGTAAATGTAAGGAACCAAGTAATAGGTACCGCAAAAAGGAAAATTGAGTTTATTATATTTTGACCATAATTTTCTAAGAAATAAGGCCACAATCCAGTAAGTACAGCTGCAAAGACTCCAGTAACCACTGTTGCTAAATGGTTTCCAAGGTATCCCATAATTTATTTGAAAAATTCATTGTTTATAACAGTAATGCTAATGTCAAAATTTGATATTAAGTAAAAAGAAAAAAAGAGTCTAGTTTATTCGTCTTCGTTAGATGTTTTAGGCATATCTGATTGTAAGATCTGGATTTTTTGTAGTAATTCAGTTCTCAAATCTCTTGCGACCCTTCTTACAGTAGGTCTTGGGACACCAAGTTCATCTACAACTTTGGTATAGATATCTTGCTTGTCTGTTACACCTTTGTCAAGATAAGAATTAATTGCTTCTTTAATGATCGTGCTTTGGTTTGTACGATTCAACGAATTCTAAATTTTAGTTGTTCTATATAAGACTATAACTTTTTGACATGATTTAATTTTTAATTCAAGTATTAATAGTTAGAAAAATTTTTCAATTAGGGATTCGTTAATTATTAAATAATTATCGTATTAACGAAAAACGTACAGATTATTATGAATTTTTCAAAAAAAAATAACAGACTATAAAAATATTAATTTACTTTGCACAAAAAGACTCTTATGATAATGCTGTTGATAGTTCTCATTGAGTACAGCAATTATTGAAACAAATTTGGGAACAATTGTATTTAAATTACTTCCTGATTTGGCTCCAGAAACTGTAAGAAATTTTGAGAAATTAGCAAAAGACGGATTCTATGATGGTACACTTTTTCATAGAGTTATTCCCGGATTTATGATTCAGGGCGGAGATCCTAACACAAAAAGTGGAAATAAAAGTACTTGGGGAACAGGTGGACCAGGCTATACAATTAAAGCTGAATTTAGTTCCAGATCACATCATCGTGGAATTGTTTCTATGGCCAGAGCACAAGATCCAAACAGTGCAGGCTCACAATTCTTCATTGTTACTACTGACAGTACTTTCCTCGATAGACAATATACGGTTTTTGGGGAAGTGACAGAAGGGATGGATGTTGCAGATAAAATTGTAAAGTTACAAAGAGATGGAAATGATTGTCCTCTTCAAGAAGCAAAAATGATTCACGTTAAAGTGGAATAAATGAAAATAAAGCAGATTGGTTTTTTCATAATACTGTTATTCATTATAGCAATCCCTACAGTTTATGCCCAAGTATCTATTGGTGAAGAAGCAAAGCAAAAAACAGTTAATGTAATAATTAATGAATTGAATCAAATTCACGTTGTACATGAAGTCATTGCGGCAAATTCGCCTAAACAATTACAATTGATCGATGGATTAGTAAGTAATCTTAGTGTTACTGATGTTGAAGGAGATGAGAAACAGTTTGGCTCTATTGGAGATAACGATGGTATTATTATTTTTCCATCACAAAAAAACATAGTTGTACAATATGATCTTGAAGATGTTTTAGTTCTAAAAAATAATGTATGGACTTTAGATTTTAGATATCTTCAAACAACTAATTTCATATTTCCAAATGAAGTAGATCTAGTTTTTGTAAATGATAAACCGGTGTATTTG
Above is a genomic segment from Nitrosarchaeum sp. containing:
- a CDS encoding peptidylprolyl isomerase; the encoded protein is MSTAIIETNLGTIVFKLLPDLAPETVRNFEKLAKDGFYDGTLFHRVIPGFMIQGGDPNTKSGNKSTWGTGGPGYTIKAEFSSRSHHRGIVSMARAQDPNSAGSQFFIVTTDSTFLDRQYTVFGEVTEGMDVADKIVKLQRDGNDCPLQEAKMIHVKVE
- a CDS encoding CopD family protein, which translates into the protein MTPLEQAIIMWIHLLAAAIWVGGSLFIGIVFSPLLKTMYGTIEERLQIMIKVGKRFNKIAVPSLIILMGTGLYNSHVLLSKPDLLMATSYGNFLIIKIILVIALIITYIIHVRVIRKDVEEKIMSKQMSTQQIQKLRKKIIILGEITVILSVAILFFASLLDAGV
- a CDS encoding NAD(P)H-dependent oxidoreductase, with translation MVRIMKVVVISGSPRKNANTQVIMKYVYEYTKSKNADTEFINLSDGQIECYRGPEEEYNEQTKNAAKDIMDADVWLIGSPIYNSFFSSALKNLFEYINYKKTEGKVAGIVILAASNIGFIDVQTLITQLLSYFRVITNPKAVFLTTEAISENAISKEEDKKRLRDMVDETLKIASKLHQD
- the bluB gene encoding 5,6-dimethylbenzimidazole synthase; the protein is MTEDFTEEEKKGLYKAIYSRRDVRSHFTSRSIDDDVLARILNAAHHAPSVGFSQPWNFILIKEMITKKKIKDSFEQEKNRSSKLIEEPKRSKYLSFKLEGILESPINLCVTYDPTKFGPFVIGRTSIPEAGLYSVCCAVQNLWLAARTEGIGLGWVSILSNDTLKEVLELPEYVVPIAYLCLGYVDEFAQKPDLETAGWLPRLDLKDVVYFEKWQDTENTEWNRIQEMIKTNLDYA
- the rtcA gene encoding RNA 3'-terminal phosphate cyclase translates to MEFLKINGEFGEGGGQIIRTAITLSCITKRSVIIENIRKNRNVAGLRPQHLTAIKILQKICDADVEGAKVGSTSLKFIPGNVKSCNLIEDVGTAGSISLILQVLIPVAAICQRKINLTIKGGTDTLWSPTIDYTQYVLREAYSRMGIKFSMKVIKRGYYPKGGGEINLEVLPSKVKSITLNQRKTKNVKLFCSFSNLPNELIKRNVESFEKKLIEKKFNVQSQINEEIAIDSGASLLICSIDDESINGIDSIFDKKTEQFNLDLESFIKNNLGVDERLADMLVLPACLTNEMTVFRVKNISKHLETNLFVASKITGCKYGVGKLNDGFEIRIEGISHTSI